The following DNA comes from Fundulus heteroclitus isolate FHET01 chromosome 1, MU-UCD_Fhet_4.1, whole genome shotgun sequence.
TGGATTCCTCATTTCATTTGGTGCGGTAAGAGACCCAGAATTAAATTTAAGACACTGCAGCTGGAAAGAGGCAGATCtagtcatgttttatttaagggaaatgttaaaaaaaaaactttgatgatTTAAAAGACCAAGGATTAACAACCCAGGACTTCCACAGATTCCTACAAGTAAGACATTATGTAACAAGCATATTTAAGGAGTTGGAGGCTGTGGAGTCAGGGGTTTTGAAGGTGTTCCTGTTGGCATACAAATCAATACCagtaattaaatacatttctaaaatatatCAAGGGTTTGCCCAGGTAGAATAAGTAAACACACAATATATAAAGGAAAAATGGGAGAGAGAAGCTGAAATATTTGGAGGTAGTGTGGGCAAATATGTCCACAGTCAATATGTTGAATGCTGAATGTCCTTACCAAATAAGACTGAATAAAACTCAATCAACGTCCTACAAGATTATGTTTAATTTGAGACAGGACATTGAAATACTGTAATGTTTTAAGTACAGTGCAGCTGTTGTGTTCActctttattcatttataaGAAAAAGCTTGAGCATTACAATTTATAGCCAGGAGTTTCACTCTCATAAAAGAGTTCCTGTTTATCATTGGAGTTGGCAGATCATGTGACAAAAACGTAATTAATGGATGTCAAGGTAGACAGCTCCCACtgattcctttttttgttgatgtttCCTTTAGTGCTATCACAGTCCAAACTGAACTTagggttatgtttttttttttttttttgtataatattTACTCTTAGTTCCTCACTATGTCAATTTAGAGGCCTTTTATTGACCACAATACTCAATGATGTTGAATTCAATTTGCAAATATTAATTTTCTCTACACaggttatcatttttttttaattctaccTCTTTGTTTAGCAATATTCATAAGACTTGTCCTGCAATGTTAATATAAGTTCACATGGcctcctctttttttaactgtCCACTTAAGGATTCTCCTACTTGCTCTATTAGTCATTTAGATTTTGCAGACTTGTTACTGTTTACTGTAAAATCTCTGTCAGATCAGACAGTGACAAGCGTATTTGTTTTTCATGCAACCATAAAGTACGCTTCTTGTGTTTTCTCTAGTATTCCTTGTTATTGCTAGACCATTAGGAGCTGGCAGCTgtgtacttttgtttttgtgtccatcACTTTATTTAGAGTCTGTGTACACTTCTGTTCAGTTTATcatgattatattgaaaattgtttaaattaaatatgaaaatttaCAGAACCCAAGTCATCAAAAACATAGCTTCTAAATATATTCCTTTTAACTCTGATTGTGGTATTTAAAGCTGTCGTCAATCTCTGTTACAAGGAATATTCAGGCTTTTCATTTCCCCATACCAGAGAGAAGTGAAACTTGAGTGTGTTGGGGGTGTTTTGCCTGTACACCACAAAACTGTACTAAATTGTAATGTTTATGAAATTCAGGAAAGTAATGTAAAGTTATGTGTACAGTATAATAACTGAACTTTAATTACATCCACAGCACTTGTTCTTCAACCCATGTTCAGTAAGATTAGATATAAATCAATGAAAGTAATAAAAACCAGAAACCATAAGATTGGAATTTTTAGTGAATCAGAATagctttaaacatttaacattaCAGCAGAGATACAGACTTGTTACTACAAACAAAGCTTAGATGTCTTAAATAAAACTGAGGTATAGGGTGATAAACATGTCTATTTATTTGTGTAGGTTTATAATTCTATGATTTACCTAAACTACGCAATCACACCTGTGTTCAGCCTTCCATGACAACTCAAAACCGTTACAAGGAATAAACCGTTTTTCTGTGCAGCTGAGCTGAGTTCCAAAACCTTAAATACAtacaagtaaaataaacaaaacaacattaatGAAACGGTCAGTTTGTCAAAAATGAAGTCAGATAGAAATGTATGAATTCTACAATactgtgctgtgaaaaagtatttgctcctttacaaaattatttgattattacTATTGTTGTCACACTTCACCAAATCACATTATTATAtccaacaaaacaaatcttagtGAATAAAAAAGCCAATTTTGAAATTGAGATTTAATTTAATGagtgcaaaaaaattaaaacagatctGATCATTTACCAAAAACATCTTTATTCTATTATATGACTTTGGAAAAAGATTCTGTGGtctgaccaaaaaaaattaaaaaaattggaaaaaatatacagtattctAGAAAAAGAATATTACATTATAAAACATGTCACACATGATAGATGTGGTGTGATGGAGCTGCTTTGCCTTTTTCAAGACCTGGAGGACATAATTGATGAAACCATAAACTCTGCTCTCTaagagaaaatcctgaaggaatATGTTTCAAGCAAACTAAGGCTAGTTGGCGGAACAATAATGTTTAGTACACCAGAAAGCCCACCTCTAGATtgcttattaaaataaaatgaaaaaaaaaaaataataataataataaacttaatGAAGGCTttggagtggcccagtcaaagtctggacataCATCCAATTGACACATTGTGGGATGACCTTAAATAAGGAATTCATTCTTGAAACCTCTAATGTGGCAAAATCAAACAATTCTACAAAAGACATTGGATACAATTCCATCtacagagatttaaaaagtcATTATACGTTATTTCAAATGCTTGACCCCAGTCGTTGCTGAATAGGCTGACACAACCAGATTTTAGGTTtaggggaaaatatttttttcatttagtaaCAGGTTTGTCTTCATCACCTTCTTCATCaataactgaacttttttttattattcatttaccCATAGTATCTttgtttgatattaaaattagtttaatgatctgaaacatttgtgtgactaaaaagctaaaacagagaaaatcccGAAGGGGGCAAATTTTATTTTCCAGGACATTAACTCTTTTAGTTAACCAACGGTCATATAAAACTTTCACTCATGTTAGTGTCATAAAATTTAAGGTTATCTGATGACAGTGCCATTCTCATCTGGTTCCAAAAAAGGGGTTGAGCTTTTGGGTTTCTTGGCCAGGTCAGCACAGACTTCCTGCACAGTCTCTTTCTCAGTTGAAGGTATTTCAGTTTCGGAAACATTTCGTCCAAAAGAACAAGAACAGCTGCATCAACCTTAAATAGAAAGTTTCAGAGATAATTTAGGGTTATGGAAAGATGACAACATCCTTGaacaatcaaaaaataatttaaaaaaataccttcTCGTCGAGAAGCCTCTGCTGAACCATGAAGAAAGCCTGTCGGATCACACCGTTGACCATCTCGGTTCCATTCGAACTCCTGGAGAGTACAAACACTGTCTTCACGCTGCTGTGAACAGCGCTGTGTAGATTATCGATACATGAAAGCCCAGGTATCCAGTCCCTCTCTTCCAAGCAGAGAGAAAATCTTCTGTGGCCAGAGTCTTCCAAATTAACAGTCAGCTCATTATAAACCCAGTCCCTCACAGCAGGATTTCTGGTGTCAAACACCACAAAAGCATCATAGTGATGATCCGAATCAACACCATGCAGCTGGGAGTAGCCTTTCAGTCCTGCCCACAGTACCTGCAAGAGGTACCACACATCCCACCCATAGAGATGCTTCAGCAGAGGAAGAACGGTAAATGTCACAGCTAAGAAGGAAGAGATGAGGAAGGCTAAGCTGCCATATATGTCCTGGCAGGAATGTTGGTCTATGGACAGAAGAATCACACCTTGTTGAGACTCTGGGTATTCACAGCGCACTCGTGTTGTCAGATAAGGAATGTTTACTGGGGTAGTCCGCAAGTACACAGCAAACCATGAAGTGTTACAGTCACATTTAAAGGGGTTCTCATGCAGGGTGAGTTTCTGAAGGGCACTGCCATTTCGAAAGGGCGCAGGGAGTTGCTGATGGTTCAATTCTTTGATCTGATTGTGACTGAGGTAGAGATGCTGCAAAGACTTTGCTTTATTAAAGAAACTGTCAGGAATCGAGGTAAGATGATTGTGACTCAGGTCCAGAAAGGAAAAATGGTCTCCAAATTGTATTTCCTGTGGAACCAAATTATTCAGGCTGTTGTGGCTTAGATCCAGGTGACATAAACTGCTCAGAGCTGTAATGTTTTGCCAGGGAAAACTCTTCAGGGAATTGCTGCTGATGCGGAGGCTCTGAAGGCTTGCTGGGAGGTTGGACAGCACTTCTGCTGACACAGACTTTAGGTTATTGCTGGAGATGTCCAAGAATTTCAACGTTGTTAGGTTCTGAAAGAAATGGGTGTATTTGTTGAAGTCAGCGTTCCACATGATGTCCAGATGATTACCATTGAAGTAGAGGTACTGCAAGGACCTGCTGATCAGCCTTTGATCTATCCGCATCCCGATCCCATTGTTAGCTAGACTCAGCACTTCCAGGTTAGTCAGATTTTGAAGAAACTCCAAACGGTGGCCCATGCCTCTCATCTTGAAGTGAAAGTCATTGTTACTGACATCCAATACCTTGAGTGTGGATTGAAGTTCACTGAAAGCCTCTTTGTGATAAAGGTCAAGCCTATTGAAGGACATGTTGAGAAAGACTAAATTTGTCATGTTGTTGAACAGCCCACCCCTCAATGTCTGGCTCATGTAGTTGTAAGAAAGGTCTAAACAAACTGCATTTTCCATgcctaaaaacacttttttattaaGTATAGAGATTTCATTCTGAGAAAGGTCAAAAGTTAGTTTATGTCTACAATACCTATTTTTAAAGCTCAATAAGGATGTCATGCCACACTCACTGCCTTCCGTTGTTTCTGGCACGTTAGATTGGTCAGATTCCCAAATGTTGCTTCTAGTTGTTGCTTGTCTGTCTGGTATTAAAGGAGGTGTGTCTTGGAAATGACCTGGATATATGTTCTGATTCTGACAGCTGTCTGTTGCCACAGTTCTAGAAAACCCAGAACAGCATGGAAGGAAATTCAACACGTTTTGGGAGAGGTCAATAGCAGTGAGAGAAGGCAGCTGATTCAAAGAAGTCAGATTGCATGAACTAATAAAGTTCATCCTCAGTTCTAGTTTTGTTAGATTTTTGAGTTTAGACAAAACATCAAAACCTTCTTCTGAAATAGTATGAAAAAAATTTCCACTCAGCAAAAGATATTGCAGACCAGATATGTTTCCAATATATGGAGAGAGATCCAGTTTTCGAAAAGTCTTTAGTGGTTCATAGTTATAGATGAGGCTGATCCAAGTGAGGCCTGTCAGCTCTCTAAAAAAGGTGCCATTTTGTATAGAAAATGCCAGGAGATTGTCTGAGATGTCCAGtccttttaaattcttcaacGACCGAAAAAGGCCGTCTGGAAATGTCTTTAGAGAATTTCCCCTTAAGCTCAGAAAAGTGATGGAGCTGTTTTCAGAATACAGCGAGTTTGGATGCAACTGGAGTGGGCGATTTTGTGGGCAAGGAAAGCAGGGCCTTGCTGCATGGTCACAGCGCTGACAGTTCCACTCTAAATTCAGATACTCGAGGGCGGTCAGGTTGGCAAACGCTCCTGGTAGGACCTCTGTGATTGTATTCTCTCTTAAATCTAGCGCCTTCAGCGAGCGTGGTAGTTCTTTAGGGACAGCAGTTACATTATCATACCCTAGTGTAAGGTTTTTGAGTTTAGGCAGCTCTTTAAAAACTGTTGCATTTATGTAAAAAGACTGGTTGCAGGGGTTGGCGTAAAAGCAGTTCTTGGAAAGCAACAACGTCTCAAGGTTTGGAGCACTTAAAGGGGCAAATATGTTGAAGATACAATTGTACTGTAAATCAAGAAACAGCAAGTTTTCAGGTAATCGTGGTATAGATGTCAGGCTGTTTCCTGACAGATAGAGATATGTAAGGTTCTTAAGGTCCTTGAAGGCATAGGGCTCAATTTCCATTTTGCACCCTTGCTGCTTAGGGAGTCTTAGCTGACCTGGTTGACAATTGCCTATTATTTTCAGAACGCCAAGATTTGGGACGCCAGCAAAAGCGTGATTCATCACTGCTTGTATCTTAGTCCCACTCAAGTTGACCGACAACACAGATGTAGCCTTAATGAACGGGACGTGCTTGATAGGTCTGTCGGAGCAGTCCACTGTGGTGGAATTCACATCAGCATCGCATGGAAAAAACTTGACATTGATTGTGTTTCCATATAGCAGAAACTGGCTCACGATGAGTAGAATTTTATCCAGGGCCTGAAAAGATTTACCAAATTTCAGTCATCTATGACTCAGGAAATACTGGAGAAGCATGCAGCATAACCTAATGAAGTTTATCAATACATTTAGTGAGCATTGCATTAGAGGAGCATTTAAGTCACTAGaaatttttatttcctttcacAAAATTTAAGCAATTCTCTGAAATTGTTTTCTAAAAAAGTAAACACTATATTTCTAAGGGTAGAAAATTAAGGTAACTTACCATATCAGATTTAGAATAGATCTTAAATTAACAGCTCGAGGGAAATTGACCGATCTTTATCCCACTTGAAGAGAACACAGGGTGTGAATGGGCCAAAAGTGTTTGCAGTAAAATGAAACACAATGTATGCAGAAGTGAAAGCATGTGGTCAAAGATGTAGCAGTCTGATGCAAAACATGTGACATCAAACACATGCATGAGGAACATCAACTGGAGATTCAATTGAAGTAacttaaaagtagaaaaaataaatgttgttattaaaacatgtctAATATAATACCCCAGATAaatatcagatttattttttcagacgGCTTCATTTAAGAGAAGAACAATGGAGGAAATCCTGCAGTGCTGAGCAAACATGGATGTGTTAACCTTTTGGGGCAACTATGATCACAAAACACCATTTCGAGGGCACCTGGACACCAAATAACTTTAATGTT
Coding sequences within:
- the tlr9 gene encoding toll-like receptor 9, yielding MALDKILLIVSQFLLYGNTINVKFFPCDADVNSTTVDCSDRPIKHVPFIKATSVLSVNLSGTKIQAVMNHAFAGVPNLGVLKIIGNCQPGQLRLPKQQGCKMEIEPYAFKDLKNLTYLYLSGNSLTSIPRLPENLLFLDLQYNCIFNIFAPLSAPNLETLLLSKNCFYANPCNQSFYINATVFKELPKLKNLTLGYDNVTAVPKELPRSLKALDLRENTITEVLPGAFANLTALEYLNLEWNCQRCDHAARPCFPCPQNRPLQLHPNSLYSENSSITFLSLRGNSLKTFPDGLFRSLKNLKGLDISDNLLAFSIQNGTFFRELTGLTWISLIYNYEPLKTFRKLDLSPYIGNISGLQYLLLSGNFFHTISEEGFDVLSKLKNLTKLELRMNFISSCNLTSLNQLPSLTAIDLSQNVLNFLPCCSGFSRTVATDSCQNQNIYPGHFQDTPPLIPDRQATTRSNIWESDQSNVPETTEGSECGMTSLLSFKNRYCRHKLTFDLSQNEISILNKKVFLGMENAVCLDLSYNYMSQTLRGGLFNNMTNLVFLNMSFNRLDLYHKEAFSELQSTLKVLDVSNNDFHFKMRGMGHRLEFLQNLTNLEVLSLANNGIGMRIDQRLISRSLQYLYFNGNHLDIMWNADFNKYTHFFQNLTTLKFLDISSNNLKSVSAEVLSNLPASLQSLRISSNSLKSFPWQNITALSSLCHLDLSHNSLNNLVPQEIQFGDHFSFLDLSHNHLTSIPDSFFNKAKSLQHLYLSHNQIKELNHQQLPAPFRNGSALQKLTLHENPFKCDCNTSWFAVYLRTTPVNIPYLTTRVRCEYPESQQGVILLSIDQHSCQDIYGSLAFLISSFLAVTFTVLPLLKHLYGWDVWYLLQVLWAGLKGYSQLHGVDSDHHYDAFVVFDTRNPAVRDWVYNELTVNLEDSGHRRFSLCLEERDWIPGLSCIDNLHSAVHSSVKTVFVLSRSSNGTEMVNGVIRQAFFMVQQRLLDEKVDAAVLVLLDEMFPKLKYLQLRKRLCRKSVLTWPRNPKAQPLFWNQMRMALSSDNLKFYDTNMSESFI